A single window of Salvia splendens isolate huo1 chromosome 8, SspV2, whole genome shotgun sequence DNA harbors:
- the LOC121743152 gene encoding uncharacterized protein LOC121743152 gives MAASKTYCARSNYRFLPNDQALSNDPMIFELDESDVWSAAARSQSPEIRKASDSRISRKSSSAAAGGNGRGGRPSSLPVNVPDWSKILKDEYMETRRRDSDEDYDEDDGDWIPPHEFLARQMARTRIPSFSMHEGIGRTLKGRDLSRVRNAIWQKTGFED, from the coding sequence ATGGCTGCATCCAAAACCTATTGCGCTAGATCAAACTACAGGTTCCTTCCCAACGATCAGGCTCTCAGCAACGATCCGATGATCTTCGAGCTCGACGAGTCCGACGTCTGGAGCGCGGCGGCGCGCTCGCAGTCGCCTGAGATCCGCAAGGCGAGCGATTCCAGAATCTCGAGGAAATCGTCGTCCGCGGCGGCCGGGGGAAACGGACGCGGCGGCCGTCCGTCGTCTCTGCCGGTGAACGTCCCGGACTGGTCGAAGATACTCAAGGATGAGTACATGGAGACTCGCCGGAGAGACAGCGACGAGGATTACGACGAGGACGACGGCGATTGGATCCCGCCGCACGAGTTTCTGGCGCGGCAGATGGCGAGGACTAGGATCCCCTCCTTCTCGATGCACGAAGGGATCGGGAGGACTCTCAAGGGGAGAGATCTCAGCAGGGTCAGGAATGCGATTTGGCAGAAAACTGGTTTCGAGgattga